In the Corynebacterium gerontici genome, one interval contains:
- the tatA gene encoding Sec-independent protein translocase subunit TatA, whose amino-acid sequence MSIGPLEIAIIVLLFVLLFGAKKLPDAARSIGRSARIFKSEIKEMSNDDERHEAQQRQIHAPAPVQQPNIAQPGVAQPQAQQLPQQQQPNQR is encoded by the coding sequence ATGTCAATCGGCCCATTGGAAATCGCAATCATCGTATTGCTGTTCGTTTTGCTCTTCGGTGCAAAGAAGCTTCCCGACGCTGCCCGTTCAATCGGACGTTCCGCTCGCATCTTCAAGTCCGAGATCAAGGAGATGAGCAACGACGATGAGCGTCACGAGGCGCAGCAGCGCCAAATCCACGCTCCGGCTCCTGTGCAACAGCCAAACATCGCTCAGCCCGGCGTAGCCCAGCCGCAGGCTCAGCAGTTGCCACAGCAACAGCAGCCCAATCAGCGTTAA
- a CDS encoding WYL domain-containing protein translates to MSDDRSGKLSDLVRILNLVQYWEQHPNLALSSAAADLGVDVAQLKADSKLLTTCGFGQYPDELFDLRVENRGVAVMNNLGLNRPLKLTTLEASSLLLTMQTLQGIPGFVQSEVVASVAEKLKRHLRGTEGAFDIASISQPVADPSLVLVSEALKSRRKIAFEYRNVRGEVRSFEASVASVVTAHGATYFKGYVDALAGHRMFRVDRMSEAHLLESAATPHMELSSARIDPDDVFGFSSAPEHAVCELAAKDAWVLEAITISEVQRRGDVLRVTIPVANRAWFEGFLVANADRVRLLEPDHLRQGVLHRAQRALNAYDDQP, encoded by the coding sequence GTGAGCGATGATCGTTCCGGCAAGCTCAGTGATCTTGTGCGCATCCTTAACCTGGTGCAGTACTGGGAACAGCACCCCAATCTGGCGCTAAGCAGCGCAGCCGCCGATTTGGGTGTAGACGTTGCCCAACTCAAAGCCGATAGCAAGTTGCTCACCACTTGCGGCTTTGGCCAATACCCCGATGAGCTTTTCGATCTGCGAGTGGAAAATCGCGGGGTAGCGGTGATGAACAACCTCGGGCTCAATCGCCCGCTCAAACTCACCACTCTAGAGGCAAGTTCTTTGCTGCTTACCATGCAAACGCTGCAGGGAATTCCCGGTTTCGTGCAGAGTGAGGTGGTGGCGTCGGTTGCTGAAAAATTAAAGCGGCACCTGCGCGGCACCGAAGGAGCCTTCGATATTGCGTCGATTTCTCAACCCGTTGCGGACCCATCGCTTGTTTTGGTGTCCGAGGCGTTGAAGTCCAGGCGCAAAATCGCATTCGAATACCGCAACGTCCGCGGTGAGGTTCGAAGCTTTGAAGCCAGCGTGGCGAGCGTTGTCACAGCGCACGGCGCTACCTATTTCAAGGGCTACGTCGACGCCTTGGCGGGACACCGAATGTTCCGCGTCGATAGGATGAGCGAGGCGCACCTGCTTGAGTCTGCTGCAACTCCCCACATGGAATTGTCCAGCGCAAGAATTGATCCGGACGATGTATTTGGCTTCTCCTCGGCACCCGAACACGCCGTGTGCGAGTTGGCTGCAAAAGATGCATGGGTGCTGGAAGCCATCACAATCTCGGAAGTGCAGCGGCGCGGAGACGTCCTGCGCGTGACCATTCCGGTGGCAAATCGTGCATGGTTCGAAGGGTTCTTGGTGGCTAACGCCGATCGCGTGAGACTCCTTGAGCCCGACCATCTGCGGCAGGGAGTGCTCCATCGCGCGCAAAGAGCGCTAAACGCGTATGATGATCAACCGTAG
- a CDS encoding helix-turn-helix transcriptional regulator, with product MNATAMNGATSGGPLQGGSSRAGKATAKEDRTAERVVNLLATLSNWAQKSSEPVDSSWLIQKIPGYSELKDPARRLHLDVLLLNKAGAPVRVLSESGKATRYQLLDSGETETITFDEEEAKVIALAAKLGSGTQLSALSRAGWTKIAAANDFVSEPTQLRAVGDDASIAGEDYDQIVQAMVKKSPITFEYRRDPQAAVQAREMEPWHIIAHAQRNYLVGFDRSRRAPRSFRMTRISNVRRLDAQSEQPVPSINDATELLLEQLSSQKVTVRFRGTPDHALAQGAVPQGEEFELVDVSRDWFIREAAQAAPEIVVTAPVDVREAVLALLHQAVQHSQTEVNVGER from the coding sequence ATGAACGCTACAGCGATGAACGGGGCAACGTCGGGCGGACCGCTTCAAGGCGGATCTTCACGCGCGGGGAAAGCGACTGCGAAGGAGGATCGCACGGCCGAGCGGGTGGTGAATCTTCTTGCCACGCTCAGCAATTGGGCGCAAAAAAGTTCCGAGCCAGTGGATAGCAGTTGGCTGATCCAAAAAATTCCCGGATATTCCGAGCTGAAGGACCCAGCACGTAGGCTCCATCTCGACGTGTTGCTGCTGAATAAGGCGGGTGCGCCGGTGCGGGTGTTGAGCGAGTCAGGCAAGGCTACCCGTTATCAACTGCTGGATTCCGGGGAGACAGAAACCATCACCTTTGATGAAGAAGAGGCAAAAGTGATTGCCTTGGCCGCCAAGCTCGGTTCGGGCACACAACTTTCAGCGCTGTCGCGGGCAGGCTGGACCAAGATTGCAGCTGCGAACGACTTCGTTTCTGAACCCACCCAGCTCCGTGCGGTTGGCGATGACGCGTCCATCGCAGGTGAAGACTATGACCAGATTGTGCAGGCGATGGTGAAGAAGTCTCCCATCACATTTGAATATCGCCGAGACCCCCAGGCCGCGGTGCAGGCTCGTGAGATGGAGCCCTGGCACATCATTGCTCATGCACAGCGCAACTACCTTGTAGGTTTTGATCGCTCGCGGCGTGCGCCAAGAAGTTTCCGCATGACCCGCATCAGTAACGTTCGTCGTCTTGACGCTCAATCCGAACAACCGGTGCCCAGCATTAATGACGCCACCGAGCTGTTACTAGAGCAGCTTTCCTCGCAGAAGGTGACCGTGCGCTTCCGCGGCACTCCGGATCATGCGCTTGCCCAAGGTGCGGTCCCGCAAGGGGAGGAGTTCGAGCTTGTCGACGTCTCACGTGACTGGTTTATCCGTGAAGCCGCCCAAGCCGCACCTGAGATTGTGGTGACTGCCCCCGTAGATGTTCGCGAGGCTGTGCTGGCGTTGCTGCACCAGGCAGTGCAACACAGTCAGACGGAGGTGAATGTTGGTGAGCGATGA
- the pafA gene encoding Pup--protein ligase yields the protein MNAGVFARRVTGIETEYGITCIQEGGAKRLPAEEIARYMFRPVVEQWSSSNVFLTNGSRLYLDVGSHPEVATAECDTLSSLIAHERAGDRIVDELARKAEDRLNQEGIGGRVYLLKNNLDSFGNSYGCHENYLVGRSAVLKTLGKQLLPFLITRQLICGAGSIQDGAFQISQRADHVWEGVSSATTRSRPIINTRDEPHADSHQYRRLHVIVGDSNMSETSVALKIGTTHLVLEMIEAGWELPIEALGNEMQAIRDVSRDTSGQVLVELSDGSNLSALEVQRRYQAAAIKWLEQRPDEGTPNAEMAKVVSLWGEVLDAIERQDFALLGKHVDWAIKLGILRQFQRRLGLDTNSFEHPKLKHIDLAYHDIRPGRGIFLALEAKGVVSRWIDDAAIETATSTAPRTTRAHLRGLFLHHAQTLGVPVACDWVRLKVLRPEPRIVELAEPLSNSNEEVDQLLAAMDASAGQR from the coding sequence GTGAACGCAGGAGTTTTCGCTCGAAGAGTCACCGGCATCGAAACCGAATACGGCATCACATGCATCCAAGAAGGAGGTGCCAAGCGGCTGCCGGCTGAAGAAATTGCTCGGTATATGTTTCGTCCGGTGGTCGAGCAGTGGTCGAGCTCCAATGTCTTTCTCACCAACGGCTCCCGGCTCTACCTAGACGTGGGCAGCCACCCCGAAGTTGCGACTGCGGAATGCGACACGCTGAGCTCACTGATCGCGCATGAGCGCGCAGGCGATCGAATCGTTGATGAACTCGCCCGCAAAGCCGAGGATCGCCTTAATCAAGAAGGCATCGGCGGGCGAGTGTACCTGCTGAAAAACAATCTGGATTCCTTCGGCAACTCCTATGGCTGCCACGAAAACTACCTGGTGGGACGCTCTGCCGTGCTCAAGACTCTTGGCAAGCAACTGCTACCGTTCTTGATTACCCGCCAACTGATCTGCGGGGCGGGCAGCATTCAAGACGGCGCGTTCCAGATCTCTCAACGTGCCGATCACGTGTGGGAGGGTGTATCGAGCGCTACCACGCGCTCGAGACCAATCATCAATACCCGCGATGAACCGCACGCGGATTCGCACCAATACCGCAGATTGCATGTGATCGTCGGTGACTCGAACATGTCCGAAACGTCCGTGGCATTAAAGATCGGCACAACGCACTTGGTGCTGGAAATGATTGAGGCCGGGTGGGAGCTGCCGATCGAGGCGCTCGGGAACGAAATGCAGGCGATCCGGGATGTGAGCCGGGATACCAGTGGCCAAGTTCTCGTGGAACTCAGCGACGGCAGCAACCTCAGTGCGCTAGAAGTGCAGCGCCGCTACCAGGCCGCAGCAATCAAGTGGCTTGAACAGCGGCCCGATGAAGGAACCCCAAATGCGGAGATGGCAAAGGTCGTCTCGCTGTGGGGAGAAGTGCTGGACGCGATCGAACGCCAAGACTTCGCGCTACTTGGCAAGCACGTTGATTGGGCCATCAAGCTCGGCATACTTCGACAATTCCAGCGCCGACTCGGTCTTGACACCAACTCTTTTGAGCATCCCAAGCTCAAGCATATCGACCTGGCCTATCACGACATTAGGCCTGGTAGAGGGATTTTTCTTGCCCTGGAGGCCAAAGGAGTGGTGAGCCGCTGGATTGACGACGCTGCTATTGAAACCGCCACCAGCACTGCTCCGCGCACCACACGCGCTCATTTGCGCGGGCTTTTTCTGCACCATGCGCAAACACTCGGCGTGCCCGTGGCATGCGACTGGGTTCGCTTGAAAGTGCTTCGACCTGAGCCGCGCATAGTGGAACTCGCCGAGCCTTTGAGCAACAGCAACGAGGAAGTAGACCAGTTGCTCGCCGCCATGGATGCGTCCGCGGGACAACGATGA
- a CDS encoding ubiquitin-like protein Pup produces the protein MGGSQVYSGGTRDEEEHEEQQAGQAQIHTEGVDELLDEIDGLLENNAEEFVRSYVQKGGQ, from the coding sequence ATGGGTGGATCACAGGTGTACTCGGGTGGTACTCGTGACGAAGAGGAACACGAGGAACAGCAGGCGGGGCAAGCGCAAATTCATACCGAAGGCGTGGATGAGTTGCTCGATGAGATCGACGGCTTGTTGGAAAACAATGCAGAAGAATTTGTGCGCTCCTACGTGCAAAAGGGCGGGCAATAG
- the dop gene encoding depupylase/deamidase Dop, which produces MARIIGAETEYGIATPADLTLSPIVSSTHAVVAYALKHQALRRSRWDFAAESPLRDARGFDLRRYHTVPTIDPNAIGVANVMLHNGGRFYVDHAHPEYSTPEVTSAIEAARYDAAGDLVLRGAAALLEEHTRRNESVLDGHAPCPALKLYKNNVDGKGASYGAHENYSYSRSTLFETLAQALIPFFIARMVFIGAGRVGKGPRGDGSGFQISQRADYIEQAISLETTMNRGIINTRDESHSNEKTGRLHVIIGDANMSHTSMLLKYGMTSLVLDAIERGVDFSDLNLEAPVEEVRKVSYDLTLTHRMQLSNGEALTALEVLQRYRERVEASTQEDAHVLQVWDEVASALQRGPEHASDLLDWCAKLSLIRSFEQRGVPMESPKMQAIDLQYTDIDPAKSLYHALVRKGRMRELFTHNELHKAQQEPPTDTRAYFRGKAQLCPALEAASWERITINGQVLRIADLRHPNASDCQRAGFDVEEFVSGTVDVEKLEHISGVERVDEH; this is translated from the coding sequence ATGGCTCGCATCATCGGCGCTGAAACCGAATACGGCATTGCCACACCGGCGGATCTCACGCTTTCGCCGATCGTGAGCTCCACCCACGCAGTGGTCGCCTACGCGCTGAAACATCAGGCGCTACGTCGCTCTCGTTGGGATTTTGCCGCAGAATCTCCGCTTCGCGATGCCCGTGGCTTTGACCTGCGCCGCTACCACACTGTGCCAACCATCGACCCCAACGCCATTGGGGTTGCCAACGTAATGCTTCACAACGGCGGGCGCTTCTATGTCGATCATGCGCACCCTGAATATTCAACACCTGAAGTTACGAGTGCGATTGAAGCAGCTCGCTATGATGCAGCGGGCGACCTCGTGCTGCGAGGCGCTGCCGCCTTGTTGGAAGAACACACGCGAAGAAACGAATCCGTCCTCGACGGCCACGCCCCATGCCCAGCACTGAAGTTGTATAAGAACAACGTGGATGGCAAAGGTGCAAGCTACGGCGCGCACGAAAACTACTCCTATTCCAGAAGCACCCTTTTTGAAACACTCGCCCAGGCACTCATACCCTTCTTCATCGCCCGTATGGTGTTCATTGGGGCAGGAAGAGTAGGCAAGGGACCCCGAGGTGACGGTTCTGGGTTCCAGATTTCACAGCGGGCCGATTACATCGAACAGGCAATCTCGCTGGAAACGACGATGAACCGAGGAATCATCAATACTCGCGATGAATCCCACAGCAACGAGAAAACCGGAAGGCTTCACGTCATCATTGGCGACGCCAACATGTCGCATACCTCAATGCTACTGAAGTACGGGATGACCTCGCTGGTGCTCGACGCCATTGAACGCGGCGTGGACTTTTCTGATCTCAACCTGGAGGCTCCCGTCGAGGAAGTACGCAAAGTCTCCTACGACCTCACCTTGACCCATCGCATGCAACTGAGCAATGGAGAAGCACTCACTGCACTCGAGGTGCTGCAGCGCTACCGCGAAAGGGTCGAGGCAAGTACCCAGGAAGACGCGCACGTCTTGCAGGTCTGGGACGAGGTGGCATCGGCGCTGCAACGAGGACCGGAACATGCATCCGATCTGCTGGATTGGTGCGCAAAGCTGAGCCTCATCCGATCATTTGAGCAGCGTGGCGTGCCTATGGAAAGCCCCAAGATGCAGGCGATCGATCTGCAGTATACGGACATCGATCCAGCGAAATCGCTCTATCATGCGCTAGTGCGCAAAGGGCGCATGCGCGAGCTATTCACACACAATGAGCTGCACAAAGCACAGCAAGAACCGCCCACAGATACCCGCGCGTACTTCCGGGGCAAAGCCCAGTTATGCCCAGCGCTCGAAGCGGCCTCGTGGGAACGAATCACCATCAACGGCCAGGTGCTGCGCATTGCAGATCTGCGTCATCCCAATGCCAGCGACTGTCAACGCGCCGGGTTCGACGTGGAAGAGTTCGTATCGGGCACGGTGGACGTCGAAAAGCTTGAGCACATCTCGGGTGTGGAGCGGGTGGATGAACACTAG
- the arc gene encoding proteasome ATPase: MARDRLGERNAKLAEVLRATRDKLQLLQQQLEELADPPSTYGTLLELGWGGVHTAEVFTAGRRMRLKVSPSVDPSTLVPGTRVRLGEASQVVESCGFANTGVLVTLIENISQGRVLVADHNGEEHVVEVAAPLLAQGAPTPKAGDTLLVDLKAGFCFEVIPKTEVTKLVLEEIPDVTYQEIGGLDSQIEDIQDAVELPFTHPELYREYDLRPPKGVLLYGPPGCGKTLIAKAVAHSLSERIGGDGASYFINVKGPELLNKFVGETERRIRLIFERARELAQDGRPVIVFFDEMESIFRTRGSGVSSDMETTVVPQLLAELDGVEGLSNVIVVGATNREELIDPAILRPGRLDVKIRVERPGKAAARDIFTKHLQGDIPLSHGGELQELINAAVDYLFADKPFIRLSFEDGSVTVLHYRDFASGAMIANIVDRAKKAAIKAHIRRGEGGLSREHFYQAIDAENRENEDLPNTSHPELWTRLLSKQTVRGRKIQAVEILAGS, from the coding sequence ATGGCTCGTGATCGTTTAGGCGAGCGCAATGCCAAGCTTGCGGAGGTCTTGCGAGCCACCCGCGATAAGCTCCAACTGCTCCAGCAGCAGTTGGAAGAACTCGCTGATCCGCCCTCCACCTATGGCACTTTGCTGGAACTCGGCTGGGGTGGCGTTCATACCGCGGAAGTGTTCACGGCGGGGCGACGTATGCGCCTCAAAGTCAGCCCCTCAGTAGATCCCAGCACCTTGGTGCCGGGTACCCGCGTGCGCTTGGGTGAGGCAAGTCAGGTGGTGGAATCCTGTGGCTTTGCCAATACTGGCGTGCTCGTCACACTGATTGAGAATATTTCGCAGGGGCGAGTGTTGGTAGCGGACCACAATGGTGAAGAGCATGTGGTGGAGGTAGCTGCGCCGCTGCTTGCACAGGGGGCACCAACGCCGAAGGCGGGGGATACCTTGTTAGTGGATCTTAAGGCAGGTTTCTGCTTTGAAGTGATCCCGAAAACTGAGGTGACCAAGCTGGTGTTGGAGGAGATTCCCGACGTCACCTACCAAGAGATCGGCGGGCTTGATTCACAAATCGAAGACATTCAAGACGCCGTGGAGTTGCCTTTTACTCACCCGGAACTGTACCGGGAATACGATCTGCGTCCTCCGAAAGGCGTGCTGCTGTACGGCCCGCCCGGTTGCGGCAAAACGTTAATCGCCAAGGCAGTGGCTCATTCTCTTTCCGAGCGAATCGGCGGCGATGGCGCGAGCTACTTCATCAACGTCAAAGGCCCGGAGCTGCTCAATAAATTCGTGGGGGAGACGGAACGCCGCATCCGTTTGATCTTTGAACGAGCACGTGAACTCGCACAAGATGGCCGCCCGGTGATCGTGTTTTTCGACGAGATGGAGTCGATCTTCCGCACCCGCGGCTCCGGTGTGAGTTCCGATATGGAAACGACGGTAGTGCCGCAACTCCTCGCCGAACTCGATGGGGTAGAAGGCCTCAGCAACGTCATCGTTGTGGGCGCCACCAACCGTGAAGAACTCATCGACCCGGCCATCCTGCGCCCAGGCCGCCTCGACGTCAAGATTCGCGTAGAACGGCCAGGAAAGGCCGCCGCAAGGGACATTTTCACCAAACACCTTCAAGGCGATATTCCTTTGTCGCACGGTGGGGAGCTCCAAGAGCTTATCAACGCCGCCGTGGACTATCTCTTCGCAGATAAACCCTTTATTCGGCTGAGCTTTGAGGACGGCTCGGTCACGGTGCTGCACTATAGGGATTTCGCCTCGGGTGCAATGATCGCGAATATCGTCGATCGCGCCAAGAAAGCAGCCATCAAGGCACACATTCGGCGAGGCGAAGGCGGGTTGAGCCGCGAGCACTTCTATCAAGCCATCGATGCCGAAAACCGCGAAAATGAGGATCTGCCAAACACTTCGCACCCAGAGTTGTGGACGCGTCTGTTGAGCAAACAGACCGTGCGCGGCCGCAAGATCCAGGCAGTAGAAATCTTGGCAGGCAGCTAG
- a CDS encoding tRNA (adenine-N1)-methyltransferase, with the protein MAYSGPFQAGDRVQLTDPKRRHATITLVEGEQYFTHKGAIRHDDIIGQDEGTVVKSEQGCEYLCFRHLLVDHVLSMPRGAAVIYPKDSAQILVEGDIFPGARVLEAGAGSGALSMTLLRAVGHEGEVFSYEIREDHLEYAQKNVEWYFNGAPENWHPRLGDFNDVTVEDLGGPVDRIILDMLAPWECLATAKSLLQPGGVLMTYVATVPQLMKVMEGIREQQCFTEPRAWESLIRDWRVEGLATRPEHRMNAHTAFLVWTRRLADGVTPPRPQRKARK; encoded by the coding sequence ATGGCTTATTCAGGACCTTTCCAGGCTGGCGACCGCGTCCAGCTCACCGACCCAAAGCGCCGTCATGCCACTATCACGCTGGTGGAAGGTGAACAATACTTCACCCACAAGGGCGCGATCCGCCACGATGACATCATCGGTCAGGACGAGGGCACGGTGGTGAAGTCCGAGCAAGGCTGTGAGTACCTATGCTTCCGCCACCTGCTTGTGGATCACGTCTTGTCCATGCCGCGAGGTGCCGCGGTGATCTACCCGAAAGATTCCGCGCAGATCCTGGTGGAAGGCGATATCTTCCCCGGCGCACGAGTCCTGGAGGCTGGTGCGGGCTCCGGCGCATTGTCCATGACCCTGCTGCGCGCGGTGGGACACGAAGGCGAAGTGTTCTCCTATGAAATCCGCGAAGACCATCTGGAATATGCGCAAAAGAATGTTGAATGGTATTTCAACGGCGCCCCGGAGAATTGGCATCCGCGGCTCGGGGACTTCAATGACGTTACCGTCGAAGACTTGGGCGGGCCCGTTGACCGCATCATTTTGGACATGCTGGCACCGTGGGAATGCCTCGCCACGGCCAAATCCTTGCTGCAGCCCGGCGGCGTGTTGATGACCTACGTAGCAACCGTGCCGCAGTTGATGAAGGTGATGGAGGGCATCCGTGAGCAACAATGCTTCACCGAACCTCGCGCCTGGGAATCACTGATTCGCGATTGGCGTGTTGAAGGCCTGGCTACGCGCCCGGAGCACCGCATGAATGCGCACACCGCATTCTTGGTGTGGACTCGCAGGCTTGCCGACGGCGTCACGCCGCCGAGGCCGCAGCGCAAAGCCCGTAAGTAA
- a CDS encoding M18 family aminopeptidase, producing the protein MTFATSNPIEYAEHFLERVQHSPSSYHAAAIAADQLRAAGFEELQANKAWKAEPGGYYLLQGGALIAWVVPPNARPHTPFRILGSHTDSPGLKLKVHPDITAAGWHQAAVEIYGGPILASWLDRDLRLGGRIVLENGETRLVETGPILRVPHLAIHLDRQANESLKLDKQGHMQPVFSATPECHEENGIMGAIAQSAGVDPHRILAHDLITTDAQPGQRIGADGELIAAGRLDNLASFFPSIDALIQVRGEDSDAIMVVAGFDHEEVGSQTSTGAAGPLLGNVLERTLFALGADVEDRMQAYAASSCVSADVAHAIHPNYQDRHDAVNYPSMGKGVVLKVNAQQRYASDALSEAAWFDACRKAGVESQVFVGNNSMPCGSTIGPISATRLGIQTVDVGIPVLSMHSARELAHVKDLWEFAQVAKAYLADLVG; encoded by the coding sequence ATGACCTTCGCCACAAGCAACCCAATCGAGTATGCCGAACATTTCTTGGAGCGAGTGCAGCATTCGCCGAGCTCTTACCACGCAGCGGCCATCGCAGCGGATCAACTGCGCGCCGCTGGGTTCGAAGAACTCCAGGCCAACAAAGCCTGGAAAGCAGAGCCGGGCGGCTACTACCTCCTCCAAGGCGGAGCGCTCATTGCTTGGGTAGTGCCGCCGAACGCTCGGCCGCATACTCCATTTCGTATTTTGGGTTCCCACACCGACTCACCTGGACTCAAGCTCAAGGTGCACCCAGACATCACCGCAGCGGGCTGGCATCAGGCAGCGGTAGAGATCTACGGTGGCCCGATCTTGGCTTCCTGGCTCGACAGGGATCTGCGTTTGGGCGGGCGCATTGTCCTAGAAAATGGGGAAACGCGCCTGGTAGAGACTGGCCCTATTCTTCGCGTCCCGCACTTGGCTATTCACCTGGACCGCCAAGCCAATGAAAGCCTAAAGCTGGACAAGCAGGGGCACATGCAGCCCGTATTCTCCGCGACACCCGAGTGCCACGAGGAGAACGGGATCATGGGGGCAATTGCCCAAAGTGCGGGCGTTGATCCTCATCGAATCCTCGCCCACGATCTCATCACCACTGATGCGCAGCCGGGGCAGAGAATCGGCGCCGATGGAGAGCTCATCGCAGCCGGGCGGCTGGATAACCTCGCCAGCTTCTTCCCCTCTATTGATGCTCTCATCCAGGTCAGAGGTGAGGACAGTGATGCGATCATGGTTGTCGCCGGTTTCGACCATGAGGAGGTCGGGTCTCAAACCAGCACTGGCGCGGCAGGCCCATTGCTCGGAAATGTTCTGGAGCGCACGCTGTTTGCTCTCGGAGCCGACGTCGAGGACCGTATGCAGGCCTATGCAGCCTCGAGCTGCGTCTCGGCGGACGTCGCCCACGCCATCCACCCCAACTACCAAGACCGGCACGACGCAGTGAATTATCCCTCCATGGGTAAAGGTGTGGTGCTCAAAGTGAACGCGCAGCAGCGCTACGCCTCCGATGCATTGAGCGAGGCAGCTTGGTTTGACGCCTGCCGGAAGGCCGGCGTGGAATCCCAGGTGTTTGTGGGCAACAACTCCATGCCCTGCGGTTCCACCATCGGGCCGATTTCTGCCACTCGTCTAGGTATCCAAACTGTTGATGTAGGCATCCCGGTGCTGTCGATGCACTCGGCAAGAGAACTTGCTCATGTCAAGGATCTTTGGGAGTTTGCCCAGGTAGCAAAGGCATATTTGGCGGATCTGGTAGGTTAA
- a CDS encoding RecB family exonuclease: MTSAMSRRLRIALSPSRASDYQRCPLQYRLKAIDKIPEPKTVAQVKGTLVHKVLEDIFALARDERTYPRAVKMLKPSWSAMVEKDPELHTLVPDAELMDFLVECRSLLRGYFEMENPLGFDPHAREQFVNLRLPNGVPVRGFIDRVDVAPTGEVRVVDYKTGKKPKPQYAGDAKFQMRFYALVYWRLHGVIPHQLRLMYLKVIDDLIMQPSKEELEYFERDLEELWSKITRDGATGNFEPRKNALCDWCSFHEFCPVQGGTPPEYPGWPDAR; the protein is encoded by the coding sequence ATGACTTCTGCTATGAGCAGACGTCTTCGCATCGCCCTTTCCCCTTCCCGAGCCTCCGATTATCAACGCTGTCCCCTGCAATACCGGCTCAAAGCTATTGATAAGATTCCCGAACCCAAGACGGTTGCGCAGGTCAAAGGCACCCTCGTGCATAAGGTGTTAGAAGACATATTCGCGCTCGCGCGCGATGAACGCACCTATCCTCGGGCGGTGAAGATGCTCAAGCCGAGCTGGTCCGCGATGGTGGAAAAAGATCCAGAATTGCACACACTCGTGCCCGATGCGGAACTGATGGATTTCCTCGTGGAGTGCCGAAGCCTGTTGCGCGGATATTTTGAGATGGAAAATCCCCTGGGATTCGACCCGCATGCTCGTGAACAATTTGTGAATCTGCGCCTGCCCAATGGCGTGCCGGTGAGGGGATTCATCGACCGGGTAGATGTTGCGCCTACCGGCGAGGTGCGGGTGGTTGACTACAAAACGGGTAAGAAACCCAAACCCCAGTATGCGGGCGACGCAAAGTTCCAGATGCGCTTTTATGCGCTTGTGTACTGGCGCCTGCACGGGGTGATCCCACACCAATTGCGTTTGATGTATCTCAAGGTCATCGATGATTTGATCATGCAGCCCAGCAAAGAAGAACTGGAGTATTTCGAGCGCGATCTGGAAGAGCTTTGGTCAAAAATCACCCGCGACGGGGCAACGGGCAACTTTGAGCCACGCAAGAACGCTTTGTGCGATTGGTGCTCCTTCCACGAATTTTGCCCCGTACAGGGTGGGACGCCGCCGGAATATCCCGGTTGGCCGGACGCTCGCTAG